The region ATGAATCCGGAGAACAGATTCCATATTGCAAAGAACGCAGATGAAACTATGGCAGCAATATTGTGGTTTGGAGTAACAGCCACAGCCATCATCCCATAGAAGGTGAAGTATAAGAATGTGAAATACATGAAGAACAGATACCAGAAGAATTTGGCTGCTGTCCACTGGAATCCAATCATGGCATACGCTATAACTCCGTAAATGGCAGTTTGAACTAATACGTACGGCAGCTCAATCACAACCTGCAAAATAATTGGTAAGCATCAGCTTGTTGGATTAGTTCATTGCAAATGTTTGATTCTTAATCTCTAAAAGGCAATATTACCTGTCCAAATGCATATGGCAGCGCTGAATACATCCCAGTTGCTCTTTCTCTATAAAAGACTGTTCTTTCAACTGCCACAACTGGTTGGACTGATGCACAATTTTGGAATCCTATAAAGAGAACCGCAGCATACATAGAACCCATGGAATTGAAAACATCTTGTTCCCTTGTTCTGCGTTATCAAGTAATTTGATTGGTTTAGAGATTAAAACACTGATTTTTTTATTGCATGTCATTGCATTGTTTgcattaaattttcatatacCTTTTGGAGCCTATATCCCAAAAAATGGTCCCAAACAATAGACCAATAACGGTTGTGAATAAAAATCTCACTGCATTGTATGGTGGGTTTCGCCAGTAAGACCAGTACTGCTTCCAGAGGCAAGCCATACATTGAGTAAGCAAAGATTGTGAATATCTAGTCTGAAAGTATAAATCCTTGGAACCTGGAGCAGGACTGCTTAGTTCCTTCACCAATGCCTTGTTTCTCCTGTACCATTATTTTATATTGTCAATGGTTTTATAACCAACGAATTATGAAATTAACTTTAATAATCTTTCAAGGACTTGgataattatgttataatatgacAGTTTTGATTCCAGATTAGTTAATAGCTCTCCAATAGCATAACCCTTAAACACTTTGACTTGATATGATTTGAGCTTAAACCATGAATTTCTGAGTCTTTCAGGTGATCCTACCGATATAGTTCTGAGTTCTTGTATATGTCGGCGAAGTTGACACCAAGGGCTTCTTCTTGTGCTGCTGACGTAATCTCCAACATCCAGGTTGCTGGATTGTAACCATCCTTTATCTTTGGGattccatttatttccttcaaGAAGAAAAATCTCGGGAATTTTGTCACAGCTATAAAATAAATGCCACAAAATATCATGCATTAATGCGACTAACCTCAAAATATTTTATCAGATAGCAAGAATGGTGGCCTAATGGACCCATATATATTTCTTCACCTCCCCTTTTGAGCAAAAGTAGCTGTTTTTTGTTGGTTTTGTAATTGTATTAGTGTTAGCAAGCCACAAGATATTAATGGAAGCCAAAACTGGGAAATGACTCACCTCATcaaatgcatcaaatatatcaatgctTGGTTGGTGGATGGTACACACCACAGTTCTTCCTGTATCGACAGTGTTCCTCACTGTTCTCATTACTACAGCTGCAGCCCTGGCATCAAGACCAGAGGTAGGCTCATCCATGAATATTATGGATGGGTTGGCGACAAGTTCAACTGCAATTGTTAGCCTCTTGCGTGCCTCAGTTGAGAGGCCATTCACCCCGGGCAATCCTACAAGTGCTTCTCTCAGTGAGGTTAGCTCCACAAGCTCCATAACTTCCTCAATGAACATCTGTAAACACCAAattgatttaaaacaaataaagctTTTTAAAGCAAGCACATCTTAACTTGACCCTTAACTACGTATTGACTTTCAAAACATTATCTCTCTTTTTGGTATTTGTCGTTTTTTAGTTCTTTAGTTGATTTAAAATCAATGTATCCAACAAACTCAAACAACAGAAGTGTTTCTGAATGATACTACATCTTTATTCTGTAGAAAATATAAGATTGTAGAAGCAATTTTCAGCATACCGTCTTGGTCTCAGGATTGACCTCTGGGGGTAGTCTAAGCCATGCGGAGAAAAGCAAGGACTCATAGACTGTAACATGTGGGGAATGGATGTCTGTTTGCTCACAATATCCGGATATGCGAGCAAATGTTTCCTGTTTCTTTGGATATCCAGAAATTTTGATGGTTCCCTTAACATACCCACCGGATTTTCTTCCTGCCAACACATCCATTAGAGTGGTCTTGCCAGCACCACTTATACCCATCAGAGCTGTTAGGACTCCAGGCCTGAAAGCACCACATATTCCCTTCAAAAGTTCCAACCTGTCCTCAGAAATGCCTTGAGCTTTCATCTCCTACAAGCATTATAAAAATGAAGTTTAGCAACTCTCTCCAAGCTGTGTTTCCTCGTTACCAATTTTGAAACATACCTTTGCCTCCTGATAAAAATAGAGATACCTGTGGCATATCTACAGCATATCTGATTTCATCAAAGCTCATAGACAAGGGTTCAAAAGGAAGAACCATGCCCCTCTTCCTGCTCTGATTAGCATCATTGACACTACCAACTTTTGCAGAAAGTGATCTAAATGATACACTTCTTTGGCTTTCGTTCCCTCCCCCTGCATTATTTTGGCATTGATCATGTCACAGCATTAGTAATACAATATAGCATCTAGGAAATTAACTCACTGTTGTTTAATTTAACAAATGACTCACCAGAAGAACCTTCTCCCCTTGATGAAAGGTCAACTTTTTCTCTTGCCTTGCTAGCAATTTTCTCAGCTAATGTTTCTTTACTTATTACAGCTTGAGGCTTCCCAAATGCTGAATCAAatcaatctataagaaaataagcTTCATGTCTGAAAACCAACAAATCTAATGAGAGAAACTTACGGTCAAGATACTTTAATGCCAATGTGAAAAGGAAATTGAATAGGAAACAGTATCCAATCAAAGCCCCTACACCAATCCAGTACCAACGTGCTTCAGGGAAAATTCCACGAGACTTTAAGATCAAAACTCCTAATGGCTCAGTAGAGTTGGGAGGAACCTACAAtacaaatattttcatattttcagcATTTGCAGCTGATCAAAATTAACAAAGTTCCCTATTTTTCATGCTTCAGTATCAAATTTGCTTCTTTTGTCAGCATTCAAGAAATTGTTGCATACTTGTCTCCAACTCTTCCCTAGAAATTCATTTACAGCTATGGCATTCTGCCCATACATCAATGGTGAGATCCAGTAACCCCATATCCACCATTTCTTGACAGCATCTAATGCAGCAAAATGTGGTAATCAACATCAAAACTCTATACACACTACTTAGGAAACAAAGATAACAACCATAATAGTTAGTCCTTTGATTTTTTATCACCTCGGGTTAAGACGAATCCTCCCATAACAAGAACTGCAAGCATGGCAAATGAACCGCAGGTATTTGCAACAATTATATTTCTTCCTAAGCCTCCCATGAATCTGAATAGTGCTGATGCCATTTGGCTAAGACATAGGAGCAATAAGTATTGCTTGAAAAACCTGCCGATAAGAGCTTTATTAAATCATGAGACACAATTATAAAAATGTACAACAGATACAAAAAAAGTATAGCTAGTTTCCCACCTCCCTACATTTGGGTCAAAGCCAATTACATAATAACTCATCAAAACCCATAGAGTAGCATCTAAGATGCTGATTGGAATCTTAAGAATCCAAGTTGGTAGAGAATATGCCCACGAAGGATAGAAGAGAAGGTCCCTTTGCTTGTAGAAGACAGGAAGTTTCAAGATAGTCAATGTAAGCTCTGCGAACCCATTGAACATTACCGTAACTAGAATAAAGAACAAAGCTCCCATAAAAATCCCACCATCTGTTATTGTATCTCGATGCATCTCTATCCTTAGAAAAATTGTCACTGTTATGAACCCAATGAAAATAAGCTGAAAAGTTCATCAAGAAGAGAATCATCAGTTCGGACATAAAATGTTGAAAGCATAGGAAACATTTCAAGTAATTTTCTTTACTCACTTGAAACATTTTGAAAACGTAGACAAACAAGTTCCTCTTCATTAGAAGAAGTTCCCTAGACAGACAAGCTTTTAGTAGCTCCTTCTTGGGAACACCATACTTGTCTTTTGATAAAGCATCTGGATGGCTTTTGGACTTGTCAAATGGGATTGCAAGATCATCGCCTAGTTTTTGCCCAATGTGGAAAGACTGAAATGCTTCAGCAAATTCCTTGACTGAGATAAAATTGTAAGGCTCGTCTATACGTGTCCAATACTGCTCTTGGTCTTTCTTTGACGTCACCTGTTGCACCCCAAATAATTTACAGCTATATTCAAACAGTATCTGAGTGTTTTATAGTAATAaaactaacaaaaaaaattattagcatTAGAATTACTTCCTGTAAGAAGTCAGCAACTCCTTTTCTTTTAGGACATTTGAAACCCATGTATTTGAAGAATTCAAGCACATTCTCCCGAGGACCTTGATATACTATCTGTCCATCTGAAAGAAGAATTACATCGTCAAACAGTTGGTATGTCTCCGGAGCTGGTTGGAGGAGAGAGATAAGAGCTGTTCCATTGAGGATATGAATGGACTGTCTCAACGAATTCACTATTTGGAACGTTGTTGAACTGTCCAAACCGGTAGATATCTCATCCATGAAAAGTGCCCTTGCTGGCCCAACCAGCATCTCACCTGTATGATATTTAGTGTTAAAAAGAAGGCATTAAAATCATGATTCATAAATCCACAATTCCGGAAATCAATTTTCTGTCAAGTACTTAATATTTTACCTGTAGTGACCCGCTTCTTTTGTCCACCAGAGATACCTCGTATCATTTCATCTCCCACCATGGTATCCGCACAAACTTCAAGCCCTAATATCTGCAAACTTCCAATATTAGATACTGGTGAAAAGATTCTATATCATTTATCATCATTTATTGGTCTCCATAGCTTGGGCCTGAAAATTTTACCTTAAGAATGTAATCTGTAACAACACCGGCTTCTTGTCCCTCTAGTGCAGCCGCCTGAAAAATTTACTAGTAGCATGTCATTTTAGTAAAACAAAATCTCCCTAATGAAATGAACAATTACGAAGAAATATATTAGACATATATTTATAGGGTCTCCCTACTATGTTGTCATACCTTCATATAGATATCAATATCAGGATCAGGCTTGATATTTGCTTCTTTCTCTCTACGAGACAACTCTGCCAACATCTCTGCCAATtaatagccaaaaaaaaaaaaaccattagaTGGAGAACATAGAACTGTTGAGACAAATCCGATGTCAATGTTCAGGATAATTCATTTTTACCATAACGAGGTCCAACCCCTTGACATCTTGCAGAAAAGGCTAATGTTTCTCTGACTGTCATTTCTCCTATATGAAGATCATATTGACTTATATAAGCTGATGTTCTCTGTGGTACAAATTCTTCCATTCCATATCCATTATAAGTTACTCTGCCTGAAAACTGAGATTTTCATATGTGCCCATATTAAAGCCAATCAACTAACTCCCCAGAAAGAAAAGTGGAAATGGAATGAAATTTGGCTTCTTACTTTCAAATCTTTACCGAGTTTTCCAGCCAAAGCCAATAGTAATGTAGTTTTGCCTGAGCTTGGAGGCCCTAAAAGCAACGTCATTCTGCACAAGTTTGATCAAATAAGTCAGTGGAGCCAACATTTGAAGAGATTTTGACTGAAATCTGATGAAAAACATAGTTATCTTCTTACCTTCGGGGTTTAATAACTCCACTAACGTCATTGAGGATTGGAAATGGTTTCTTTCTACTGGGAAGAATATGCAAGTTGCTCAACAATCCCTTCAGAAGAAAaccatgaatttaacaaaaacttGGTAAGGTCAATACGAAATAAAGCTTAGTTTCTGATTCAACAAAGAGTACCTCTACAATGTTTAcagagaagttgaacatggtagGCAATGCTCTATTCCCCACATAAGCTTCTGCTTCCACATTTAAATGCTCAAACCGGACCTCAATTGTAGGCATATCAAGTCCAACTCTATGGTTTGAGtttcataatccatatatatACACCAACAATTTACATCAATTTGAATGTGCATCAAACAAACAGAAGAGAACAAGAAGacccaaatttcaaataaatgaataaagaaggaaaagaaaatacTTACCTATCTATGCGTTCCTTAAGCTTCAGCAAGAATCTCTCATTATCTTCTTCTGCTATTCTCACCAGCCTTTCAAGCAGATTCCTTCTCTCAACGAAACCAAGGTTCGTTATATCAATCTCCCTCGACTGCCCATCTTGTTCAGTGAGTATTCCCCTCCTTACTCGCAAATAGGTAGGCAGTTTCTGAATAGCAGCCCATTTCAATGCATTTTCATCGTCTTCTTCATGAGAAGACATGGAGAAAGCTTCCCTGACATTGTTCCTACAAATGCTAGAACTTCCAATACGTGCACTGCTCACTCCAAATGCATCAGTACCGCTCTCCATTTTTACCCAATGCAACACTTTTTCAGTATTCCTAGAAGAACTTGAAAGCAGGTTCTTTGTCGCTTTCGTACAAACGAACTTTATTCAGTTCATGAATTTTAGAGCTGCTTACCATAAGATATATGAGTATCTTTCTCGAGTTGagtgtttttaaatatattggaGTCAATGGATAGAGAAAAAACATTAAAGCAAACAAAAATTTTCGTTTGTCTTACTAGACTCTTTGTCGGAAGAATCACATTACGCTTGATTCcttttatacatatacatatataaatataagttgaTGAAGCATCAATGATATTTACAACTtgaaacttaaaaattcataacaaatAATTCGG is a window of Gossypium hirsutum isolate 1008001.06 chromosome D08, Gossypium_hirsutum_v2.1, whole genome shotgun sequence DNA encoding:
- the LOC107917997 gene encoding pleiotropic drug resistance protein 1, whose amino-acid sequence is MESGTDAFGVSSARIGSSSICRNNVREAFSMSSHEEDDENALKWAAIQKLPTYLRVRRGILTEQDGQSREIDITNLGFVERRNLLERLVRIAEEDNERFLLKLKERIDRVGLDMPTIEVRFEHLNVEAEAYVGNRALPTMFNFSVNIVEGLLSNLHILPSRKKPFPILNDVSGVIKPRRMTLLLGPPSSGKTTLLLALAGKLGKDLKFSGRVTYNGYGMEEFVPQRTSAYISQYDLHIGEMTVRETLAFSARCQGVGPRYEMLAELSRREKEANIKPDPDIDIYMKAAALEGQEAGVVTDYILKILGLEVCADTMVGDEMIRGISGGQKKRVTTGEMLVGPARALFMDEISTGLDSSTTFQIVNSLRQSIHILNGTALISLLQPAPETYQLFDDVILLSDGQIVYQGPRENVLEFFKYMGFKCPKRKGVADFLQEVTSKKDQEQYWTRIDEPYNFISVKEFAEAFQSFHIGQKLGDDLAIPFDKSKSHPDALSKDKYGVPKKELLKACLSRELLLMKRNLFVYVFKMFQLIFIGFITVTIFLRIEMHRDTITDGGIFMGALFFILVTVMFNGFAELTLTILKLPVFYKQRDLLFYPSWAYSLPTWILKIPISILDATLWVLMSYYVIGFDPNVGRFFKQYLLLLCLSQMASALFRFMGGLGRNIIVANTCGSFAMLAVLVMGGFVLTRDAVKKWWIWGYWISPLMYGQNAIAVNEFLGKSWRQVPPNSTEPLGVLILKSRGIFPEARWYWIGVGALIGYCFLFNFLFTLALKYLDPFGKPQAVISKETLAEKIASKAREKVDLSSRGEGSSGGGNESQRSVSFRSLSAKVGSVNDANQSRKRGMVLPFEPLSMSFDEIRYAVDMPQEMKAQGISEDRLELLKGICGAFRPGVLTALMGISGAGKTTLMDVLAGRKSGGYVKGTIKISGYPKKQETFARISGYCEQTDIHSPHVTVYESLLFSAWLRLPPEVNPETKTMFIEEVMELVELTSLREALVGLPGVNGLSTEARKRLTIAVELVANPSIIFMDEPTSGLDARAAAVVMRTVRNTVDTGRTVVCTIHQPSIDIFDAFDELLLLKRGGEEIYMGPLGHHSCYLIKYFEEINGIPKIKDGYNPATWMLEITSAAQEEALGVNFADIYKNSELYRRNKALVKELSSPAPGSKDLYFQTRYSQSLLTQCMACLWKQYWSYWRNPPYNAVRFLFTTVIGLLFGTIFWDIGSKRTREQDVFNSMGSMYAAVLFIGFQNCASVQPVVAVERTVFYRERATGMYSALPYAFGQVVIELPYVLVQTAIYGVIAYAMIGFQWTAAKFFWYLFFMYFTFLYFTFYGMMAVAVTPNHNIAAIVSSAFFAIWNLFSGFIIPRTRIPIWWRWYYWACPVSWTIYGLIASQYGDINEKFDSGETVEHFVRNYFDFRNEFVEIVAMVVVGICVLFGSIFAVSIKAFNFQKR